A region from the Canis aureus isolate CA01 chromosome 10, VMU_Caureus_v.1.0, whole genome shotgun sequence genome encodes:
- the IL3 gene encoding interleukin-3 produces the protein MSSFPILHLLLLLLGCQVPQAQGRPFSTDLPKQYFTMINEIMEMLNKSPSPSEEPLDSNEKETLLEDTLLRPNLDVFLNASSKFHKNGLLIWNNLKEFLPLLPTPTPRGEPISIMENNWGDFQRKLKKYLEALDNFLNFKNKP, from the exons ATGAGCAGCTTCCCCATCCTGCACCTTCTCTTGCTCCTGCTTGGATGCCAAGTCCCACAGGCACAGGGGAGGCCTTTTTCGACAGACCTGCCTAAGCAATACTTCACAATGATCAATGAAATTATGGAGATGTTAAACAAGTCACCCTCGCCTTCAGAA gaACCCTTGGACTCAAATGAGAAAGAGACCTTGCTG GAAGATACCCTTCTGAGGCCAAACCTGGATGTATTCTTGAATGCTTCCAGCAAATTCCACAAAAATGGATTGCTAATCTGGAATAATCTTAAG GAATTCCTGCCACTCCTGCCCACTCCCACACCCAGG GGAGAACCAATCTCTATCATGGAGAATAATTGGGGTGATTTccaaaggaaattgaaaaaatatctgGAAGCCCTTGATAACTTTCTGAATTTCAAGAACAAACCCTGA